A genomic window from Neoarius graeffei isolate fNeoGra1 chromosome 5, fNeoGra1.pri, whole genome shotgun sequence includes:
- the LOC132885875 gene encoding uncharacterized protein LOC132885875 isoform X2 has protein sequence MSDSLAESISRAVLVAIQNFSAGTTATANPTGLPQASLASTSDSYTPGPATPTTSTATSHHSGPSTGATIPSATGLAPMTCVSNPEPSVAG, from the exons ATGTCGGACTCATTGGCAGAAAGCATCAGCAGAGCAGTTCTGGTGGCTATTCAAAACTTCTCTGCAGGGACGACAGCGACAGCAAACCCCACAGGGCTACCACAGGCCAGCTTG GCTTCCACCAGTGACAGTTACACACCTGGGCCAGCCACACCCACCACCTCCACTGCAACATCACACCACTCG GGCCCCAGCACCGGTGCTACCATACCTTCAGCAACAGGCCTTGCCCCAATGACCTGTGTCTCG aatccagaaccgtcagtggctggatga
- the LOC132885875 gene encoding uncharacterized protein LOC132885875 isoform X1, which yields MSDSLAESISRAVLVAIQNFSAGTTATANPTGLPQASLASTSDSYTPGPATPTTSTATSHHSGPSTGATIPSATGLAPMTCVSNDFQQRHQISQEELENILSLRTTFTEAASILSISRPTFYKLLQDFNIPTSKFNNITDQQLDLEVSQIRTEHPNVEVMLMGHLRSKNIVVQRHRLRDSLRRIDPIGVLDRRRPAIARRVYSVPHPNFIWHVDGNHKLIRWKLVVHGAIDGYSRMLIFLRCSNNNRSETVKELFHAAVGQFGRPLHIRTDHGVENIKIWEDMHASRGEGSVLTGNSVHNQQIERFNQDLNKNCSQIYAPIFYELESLGILDIDNATDLFCLHYVYVPRINRTLDEFRAGYNNHSVSSEGNRTPVQLFTLESDLQYLQNTELPAAGVVFCSPPPNSQRGFSPLNDRDLQELSAAINPLENDNNSGKTLFQRAQQFIFDKLVNV from the exons ATGTCGGACTCATTGGCAGAAAGCATCAGCAGAGCAGTTCTGGTGGCTATTCAAAACTTCTCTGCAGGGACGACAGCGACAGCAAACCCCACAGGGCTACCACAGGCCAGCTTG GCTTCCACCAGTGACAGTTACACACCTGGGCCAGCCACACCCACCACCTCCACTGCAACATCACACCACTCG GGCCCCAGCACCGGTGCTACCATACCTTCAGCAACAGGCCTTGCCCCAATGACCTGTGTCTCG AATGACTtccaacaaagacatcagatttcccAAGAGGAGCTTGAAAATATTCTTTCACTAAGAACAACCTTCACAGAAGCAGCATCTATTCTTTCAATCTCAAGGCCAACTTTCTACAAGTTACTGCAAGACTTTAATATCCCGACTTCAAAATTTAATAACATCACTGATCAACAACTGGATCTTGAAGTGTCACAAATAAGAACGGAACACCCAAATGTTGAAGTAATGCTTATGGGGCATCTTCGCTCTAAAAACATTGTGGTACAAAGACACCGTCTAAGAGATTCATTGCGAAGGATAGACCCAATTGGTGTCCTGGACAGGAGAAGACCAGCAATAGCTCGCCGAGTATACTCTGTCCCACATCCAAATTTCATATGGCATGTGGATGGAAATCATAAGTTGATTAGGTGGAAATTGGTTGTTCATGGTGCCATAGACGGCTACAGTAGGATGTTGATATTTCTTCGCTGCTCCAACAATAACCGTTCTGAAACTGTGAAAGAGCTCTTTCATGCAGCTGTTGGACAGTTTGGCAGACCACTACACATCAGGACTGATCACGGAGTAGAGAACATTAAGATTTGGGAGGACATGCATGCGAGCAGGGGTGAAGGCTCTGTCTTAACAGGAAACTCTGTACACAACCAGCAGATAGAGCGTTTTAACCAAGATTTGAACAAAAACTGCAGCCAGATTTATGCACCCATTTTTTATGAACTGGAATCCCTGGGTATCCTAGACATAGACAATGCAACAGACCTATTTTGTCTCCATTATGTCTATGTACCCAGAATCAACCGCACTTTAGATGAATTCAGAGCTGGGTATAACAATCACTCAGTGTCATCTGAAGGAAATAGAACACCAGTACAGCTTTTTACTCTGGAAAGTGATTTGCAGTATCTTCAAAACACAGAACTTCCAGCAGCAGGGGTAGTTTTTTGTTCCCCACCTCCAAACTCTCAAAGAGGATTTTCCCCACTGAATGACAGGGATTTGCAAGAACTGAGTGCTGCTATTAACCCTCTTGAAAATGACAACAACAGTGGCAAAACATTGTTTCAGAGAGCCCAACAGTTTATTTTTGATAAACTTGTAAATGTGTGA